CCACAACAGCCCCGCGCACGCTTGCCGCGCGACGGCGCGTTCGTCGGGGCCGAGCTTCGCCGGCAAGGTCGTTTGGTAGAACTCGTCCGCTTCGCTTCGCCGCGTTGTAAATATCTGGTCGAAGTCGCCAAACGGCGCCGCATGCGGTTCAGCGCGAAACCGAACCTCGACCGTCGACGTCCCACCCGCGGGAATGTCGAACCGAATATGCCCGGCAAGCTTGCTCCCTTGGCGATCATGCACCGCGGCGGCGTTGCCGTGAACGACGCGCTCATTAACGCCGTCCTTCACATACGGCGAACGGTTCGACCCTTCGCCGAGGTGTTCGAAGTTCGTTTCATTCTCGGTGAAGAAGAGATCGACCGGCCGACTATCGCCGCTGCGGACGTACCACCAGCGTTCGCCGAGCACCTTGGCATCGGTGTACGCCGCCATCGGCCCGGCGACGCGGATGGCCGGCCGCTCGGCGCCAACCTCCCACGACCAGCGGTTGCGATACCACAAGTGGGGCAAGATATGGAGCGGCGCCGCGTCGGGCCCGCGATTCACCGCCGTGATGCGGCAGAGGATATCCTCGGGACTCGCCTTCGCGTACTCGATCGTCACGTCGAAGTAGCGATTCGCACGGAAGTCGGCCTCCAGTGCATCGAACAGCTCGTACTCCGGCTGCAGTTGATTCCGTTCGCCGTTAACTTTCACCAGATCATCGTAGGGATAGGCCGCGTGGGGATACTTGTAGAGCATCCGCATATACGAGTGGGTCGGCGTCCCGTCGAGGAAGAAGTAGTACTCCTTCACATCCTCGCCATGGTTCCCTTGCGGATTGCTGAGACCGAACATCCGCTCCTTGAGGATCGGATCTTTCTCGTTCCACAAGGCGACGGCGAGGCACAGATGCTGCTTATCGTCGCAGAAGCCGCCGAGGCCATCCTCGTTCCAGCGATACGCGCGGCTGCGAGCGTGATCGTGGGGAAAGTAATTCCAAGCATCGCCGTCCGCGCTGTAGTCTTCGCGCACGGTACCCCAAGCGCGATCGCTCAGAAACGATCCCCACCGCCGCCATTCGCCCTCGCCGGCGTTGCACTGATCGAGTCTCGTTTGTTCGGCGCTGGACATCGCTCGTTACTTCCTCGTCAACGACCTGGCAGCGAACATCAAAGCCACCGGCTCCGCCGGTGGACGAATTGCAGTGGTCGCTCACTTGCGACGCGTCCACCGGCAAAGCCGGTGGCTTCAATTGTCTTCGCGAAAGAATACCGCATCGCCACGCACGCTGCCTATCGAGATGCGGCAAACTTTACGCGCGGCCAAGAATAACCGGATGACGACGCCGGACATTCGCGATATACTGGGCCGCGTCGCCATGGGAAGCAGCGACGTTGTCGGAGAGTTGCAGTGGATGCGAATGGACTATCGATGCTGTTGGCAGCCGTCGAAGGACGGATGGCCGACGTGTCGATCTTCTCTCCCGCCTCGCCGCAGGCTGGTTGGATCGTTGATCTCGCCATTCTCGCCCTGGCGATCATCGGCATCATCTTTCTGGTCGTCGAAGGAATTCTGTTCTATTCCGTGTGGCGTTTTCGCCGCGCGAAGAACGACGCCCCCGGCGAGCCGGCCCAGGTTTACGGCAGCGAACCGATCGAAATCGCCTGGACCGCCGCACCGACGATGATCGTCTTCTTCCTGGTGCTCGTCACCACGCGGACGCTCTGGCAGGTCGAAGCTGCCCCCGTCCAACCGCGCGAGGGGGACCAAGCGTTGTTCGTCACCGTGATCGGCCATCAATGGTGGTGGGAGTATCGCTACGACAGCTACGACGGCCGGAAGCTCGACTTCATCACGGCGAACGAGTTGCACATGCCCGTCGGCGACGGCGAGACGCAACGCCCCGTCCACCTCACGCTGCAATCGGGCGACGTGTGCCACAGTTTTTGGGTGCCGCGATTGGGTGGGAAGGTCGACCTCATTCCGGGGCGGAGCAATTTGCTCGCGTTCGAGACGGAGCAGCCGGGGCTCTATCTCGGCCAGTGCGCTGAATACTGTGGCGCCCAGCACGCGAACATGATGCTTCGCGTCGTGGCCGAAACGCCGGCGGAGTTCGAGGCTTGGCTGGCGAACGAGACGGCCCCCGCGGTCGAAGATCCTGCCGTCGCCGAGGGGAAAGCGACGTTCCTCGCCAACTCGTGCGTCAACTGCCACCGCGTGAGCGGCACGGCCGCCCAAGGCGACGGAGCGCCCGACCTAACGCACTTAATGAGCCGCGAGACGATTGCGGCCGGGCAAGTGCCGAACTCACGGAGCAACCTACGCAAGTGGGTTCACGATCCGCACACAATCAAGCCAGGCGTGCTGATGCCGGCGTTTGGTTTGAGCACGGAAGAAGAGAACCAAATCGTGGAGTATCTACGCACACTGAAGTGAGATTCCATTAAATATTTCACGCAAAGGTGCGAAGGCGCAAAGAAAAACAACTCGGCATGCAATCCCCTTTGCGCCTTCGCGCCTTTGCGTGAGATCTTCCTGTAAAAATTTATTAGTAACGCCTCAGATTCCAAGCCAATGGCAACCGTCGACCATCCTCAGCGCCTAGCCCGCTCCGGCATCGCCGCCGACGCCGCGTCGCGCGGCTGGGCCGCCGCGCTCCACGAGTGGACGACGACCGTCGATCACAAAAAGATCGGCATCATGTACGTCCTGATGAGCCTCGTCTTTCTCGTCATCGGCGGGATCGAGGCGCTGCTCATGCGGTGGCAGCTCTTCTACCCGCGGGCGGAAGTGATCGGGCCGAACGTCTTTAACCAGCTGTTCACGATGCACGGCACCACGATGGTCTTCTTCGTGGGGATGCCGATTCTGATCGGCATCGGCAACTACATGCTGCCGCTGATGCTCGGCGCCCGCGACATGGCGTTCCCACGGCTCAACGCGTTCGGGTTTTGGATCACCCTCTTCGGCGGGTTGCTCGTTTACCTTAGCTTCATCACGGGGGCCGCGCCGGAAATCGGCTGGTTCGCTTACGCTCCGCTCACTGAGCATACGTTCGATCGCAACGCTGGGACCGACTTTTGGGCGCTCGGGCTGCTGATCAGCGGCATCGGCACGA
This sequence is a window from Lacipirellula parvula. Protein-coding genes within it:
- the coxB gene encoding cytochrome c oxidase subunit II, giving the protein MDANGLSMLLAAVEGRMADVSIFSPASPQAGWIVDLAILALAIIGIIFLVVEGILFYSVWRFRRAKNDAPGEPAQVYGSEPIEIAWTAAPTMIVFFLVLVTTRTLWQVEAAPVQPREGDQALFVTVIGHQWWWEYRYDSYDGRKLDFITANELHMPVGDGETQRPVHLTLQSGDVCHSFWVPRLGGKVDLIPGRSNLLAFETEQPGLYLGQCAEYCGAQHANMMLRVVAETPAEFEAWLANETAPAVEDPAVAEGKATFLANSCVNCHRVSGTAAQGDGAPDLTHLMSRETIAAGQVPNSRSNLRKWVHDPHTIKPGVLMPAFGLSTEEENQIVEYLRTLK